The Eriocheir sinensis breed Jianghai 21 chromosome 49, ASM2467909v1, whole genome shotgun sequence genome has a segment encoding these proteins:
- the LOC126981862 gene encoding putative helicase mov-10-B.1, translating into MVGANAEEEQGAFGCPLCKVTGLTRDQFEEHKSLAQHRVKWLKHWYNSNRILLAQNKNGVEVTAKGNLDGITTDYQTGFVAVSLRPGGQKFFQLMVKNTSRDPVILRQIEALHACPSVTISDNYGVCRGERYVRVLGGVEYLVECQTSARNLGVEQVPIAFQFKTETSDELFFIIRTVQVQVQDQVAEDSAPTSVFERPVAGPNLFISPENIIPGKPLKDQSPPSNLSKMVRLKQYPYSRNLQNIARKNFNPNKVTTELVAEATKLQVMMQEGLKPHNYRQWFQTLLWIEEMQMELDIRFYSMEDAVLKRVPMQQYSANECVELRVPGLAENRPSVLRGDNVLVTHKGRKRPVFAGVVHQVQDTSLYLAFGDEFMETFIDNMKVNVSFEFNRHPLKVSHRALEMSGQNQLTHLTFPVLPPLAETSVRSIVPFNRKLDHNPEQMLAVRNIVSGTSRPAPYVVFGPPGTGKTVTIVEAIKQVIKLHPQSCVLACTPSNSAADLIAIRLLEHVSRQQIYRMHANSRLVSTIPEPLKGISNVSGTQIIYPKEDALLQYRVLVCTMVTAARLVTAGFPKTHFSHIFLDESGHSTEPEAVVALSGLSTRDTQVVLTGDPHQLGPVIRNPQCFSSYRLFNSNGLDKSYLERVMEADLYQPEPGRGFNTKVVTKLLNNYRSHPAILKVPNDFFYNSELKVCGDQMLIHSFCNWEHLPKRNFPMVFHAVKGKDEREGNSPSYFNPQEVSTVVAWVKKLLDSKAPKVTAKDVGVITPYRRQVEKIRAQLRKVRGAEQIKVGSPEEFQGDERLVIIISTVRASQDKMSDDHIFKLGFLRNPKRFNVAITRAKALLIVVGCPEILSLDEHWGELLRYIQGEGGYRGHAFTQTADLDDLIARFDNLDLRPVLGMEVSAREMAEAPEWRAEH; encoded by the exons atgg TGGGCGCCAACGCAGAGGAGGAACAGGGCGCCTTTGGCTGTCCGCTGTGCAAG GTGACTGGCCTGACGAGGGATCAATTTGAGGAACACAAGTCACTGGCGCAGCACAGGGTGAAATGGCTGAAACACTGGTACAACAGCAACAG AATCTTGCTGGCCCAGAACAAGAATGGCGTGGAGGTGACCGCGAAGGGGAACCTGGACGGCATCACCACAGACTACCAAACGGGCTTCGTGGCGGTGTCTCTGAGGCCAG GTGGTCAGAAGTTCTTCCAGCTGATGGTGAAGAACACAAGCCGCGACCCGGTCATCCTGCGGCAGATCGAGGCCCTGCATGCCTGTCCCTCCGTCACCATCAGCGACAACTATGGGGTGTGCCGCGGCGAGCGATACGTCAGAGTGCtcggag GTGTGGAGTACTTGGTGGAGTGCCAAACGAGCGCTCGGAACCTCGGTGTGGAGCAGGTGCCCATCGCCTTCCAGTTCAAGACCGAGACCTCCGATGAGCTCTTCTTCATCATCAGGACGGTG CAAGTTCAAGTACAGGACCAGGTGGCAGAGGATAGCGCCCCGACCAGTGTGTTCGAGCGCCCCGTGGCTGGTCCCAACCTGTTCATCAGCCCCGAGAACATCATCCCCGGCAAGCCCCTGAAAGA tcAGTCGCCTCCGAGCAACCTGAGCAAGATGGTGCGGCTGAAGCAATACCCGTACAGCCGTAACCTGCAGAACATCGCGCGCAAGAACTTCAACCCCAACAAAGTGACCACGGAGCTTGTCGCCGAGGCCACCAAGCTACA GGTGATGATGCAGGAGGGTCTTAAGCCGCACAATTACCGCCAGTGGTTCCAGACGCTGCTGTGGATCGAGGAGATGCAGATGGAGCTGGACATCCGCTTCTACTCCATGGAGGACGCAGTGCTGAAGAGGGTCCCCATGCAGCAATACTCGGCCAATGAGTGCGTGGAGCTTAGG GTTCCCGGGCTGGCTGAGAACCGTCCATCTGTGCTTCGCGGCGACAACGTTCTCGTGACGCACAAGGGACGGAAGAGGCCGGTGTTCGCGGGAGTGGTGCATCAGGTCCAGGACACCAGCCTGTACTTGGCCTTCGGGGATGA GTTCATGGAAACTTTCATCGACAACATGAAAGTGAACGTGAGCTTCGAGTTCAACCGCCACCCGCTGAAAGTGAGCCACCGCGCCCTGGAGATGAGCGGCCAGAACCAGCTCACCCACCTCACCTTCCCCGTCCTCCCCCCCCTGGCGGAGACCTCTGTACGGAGCATTGT GCCATTCAACCGTAAGCTGGACCACAACCCCGAGCAGATGTTGGCCGTAAGAAACATCGTGTCGGGAACATCGCGGCCGGCCCCCTACGTCGTGTTTGGCCCTCCCGGCACTGGCAAGACTGTCACCATCGTCGAGGCCATCAAGCAG GTTATCAAGCTCCACCCTCAGAGCTGCGTCCTGGCCTGCACGCCCTCCAACTCCGCAGCGGACCTCATCGCCATCCGCCTGCTGGAGCATGTGTCCCGCCAGCAGATATACCGGATGCACGCTAACTCCAGGCTTGT GTCCACCATCCCCGAACCGCTGAAGGGCATCTCCAACGTGTCGGGTACCCAGATCATCTACCCCAAGGAGGACGCGCTGCTCCAGTACCGGGTCCTCGTCTGCACCATGGTGACCGCCGccag ACTTGTGACGGCCGGTTTCCCCAAGACGCACTTCAGCCACATCTTCCTGGACGAGAGTGGCCACAGCACCGAGCCCGAGGCGGTGGTGGCGCTGTCCGGCCTGTCGACGCGGGACACACAGGTGGTGCTGACCGGCGACCCGCACCAGCTGGGACCCGTCATCAGGAACCCACAGTGCTTCTCATCCTACAGGCTCTTCAACAGCAATGGCCTcg ACAAGTCATACCTGGAGCGTGTGATGGAGGCGGACCTGTACCAGCCTGAGCCGGGGCGGGGGTTCAACACGAAGGTGGTGACCAAGCTGCTCAACAACTATCGCTCCCACCCGGCCATCCTCAAAGTGCCCAATGACTTCTTCTACAACTCAGAGCTCAAG GTGTGTGGTGACCAGATGCTGATTCACTCCTTCTGCAACTGGGAGCACCTGCCCAAGAGAAACTTTCCCATGGTGTTCCACGCTGTCAAGGGCaaggacgagagggaaggaaacagccCCAGCTACTTCAACCCCCAGGAG GTGTCTACGGTGGTGGCCTGGGTGAAGAAGCTGCTGGACTCCAAGGCGCCCAAGGTGACCGCCAAGGACGTGGGGGTCATCACGCCCTACAGGAGACAGGTGGAGAag ATCCGGGCACAGCTGCGCAAGGTTCGGGGGGCGGAGCAGATCAAGGTGGGCTCGCCGGAGGAGTTCCAGGGCGACGAGCGGCTGGtcatcatcatctccacggtGCGCGCCTCACAGGACAAGATGAGCGACGACCACATCTTCAAACTTGGCTTCCTCCGCAAccccaag AGGTTCAACGTGGCTATCACCCGCGCCAAGGCTCTCCTCATCGTGGTGGGCTGCCCGGAGATCCTCAGCCTGGACGA GCACTGGGGTGAGCTGCTGAGGTATATCCAGGGGGAAGGCGGCTACAGGGGCCATGCCTTCACCCAGACGGCTGACCTGGATGACCTCATTGCTAGATTTGATAACCTGGATCTCC GACCTGTGTTGGGGATGGAGGTGAGTGCCCGGGAGATGGCTGAGGCACCTGAGTGGAGAGCGGAGCATTAA